In a single window of the Micromonospora sp. WMMD1155 genome:
- a CDS encoding TIGR03960 family B12-binding radical SAM protein — MSAPSTTPRAAATHSVWSQLEPLLPQVSKPIQYVGGELGAVTKDWDAAAVRWALMYPDAYEVGLPNQGVQILYEVLNELPDTLAERTYAVWPDLETLMRTHGVPQFTVDAHRSVREFDVFGLSFATELGYTNMLTAIDLAGIPLLAADRTDADPVIVAGGHAAFNPEPIADFIDAAVLGDGEEAVLEITAIVREWKAEGSPGGRDELLLRLARTESVYVPRFYDVDYLPDGRIQRVVPNRADVPFRVHKRTTMDLDAWPYPKKPLVPLAETVHERYAVEIFRGCTRGCRFCQAGMITRPVRERSITTVGQMVREGLEFSGFSEVGLLSLSSADHSEIGDMCSGLAQQYEGTNVSLSLPSTRVDAFNIDLAQELSRNGRRTGLTFAPEGGSERIRKVINKMVSKEDLIRTVVTAYSNGWRQVKLYFMCGLPTETDEDVLEIAEMAHEVIRAGRAATGSKDIRCTVSIGGFVPKPHTPFQWAAMDRPEVIDHRLKILKQAINSDRSLGRAIGYRYHDGEPSLIEGLLSRGDRRVGSVIRKVWENGGRFDGWSEHFSYQRWVDAAAETLPAFGVDLDWYTTRQREELEVLPWDHLDSGLDKDWLWQDWQDSVSGFEQDDCRWTPCFDCGVCPSMDTEIQIGPTGKKLLPLTPVGGNGMKVPTGGA, encoded by the coding sequence ATGAGTGCCCCGTCCACGACGCCGCGCGCGGCCGCTACCCATTCGGTCTGGTCCCAGCTCGAGCCGCTGCTGCCCCAGGTCTCCAAGCCCATCCAATACGTCGGGGGCGAGCTGGGTGCGGTCACCAAAGACTGGGACGCGGCAGCCGTCCGCTGGGCGTTGATGTATCCCGACGCGTACGAGGTGGGTCTGCCCAACCAGGGTGTGCAGATCCTGTACGAGGTCCTCAACGAGCTGCCCGACACCCTCGCCGAGCGGACGTACGCGGTCTGGCCGGACCTGGAGACCCTGATGCGCACGCACGGCGTGCCGCAGTTCACCGTCGACGCGCACCGGTCGGTACGCGAGTTCGACGTGTTCGGTCTCTCCTTCGCCACCGAGCTGGGCTACACCAACATGCTCACCGCGATCGACCTGGCCGGCATTCCGCTGCTGGCCGCCGACCGCACCGACGCCGACCCGGTGATCGTGGCCGGTGGGCACGCCGCGTTCAACCCGGAGCCGATCGCCGACTTCATCGACGCCGCGGTGCTCGGTGACGGCGAGGAGGCGGTTCTGGAGATCACCGCGATCGTCCGGGAGTGGAAGGCCGAGGGCTCCCCGGGTGGTCGTGACGAACTGTTGCTGCGGCTCGCCCGCACCGAGAGCGTCTACGTGCCACGCTTCTACGACGTCGACTACCTCCCGGACGGGCGGATCCAGCGGGTCGTGCCGAACCGGGCGGACGTGCCGTTCCGGGTGCACAAGCGCACGACGATGGACCTGGACGCCTGGCCGTACCCGAAGAAGCCCCTCGTGCCGCTGGCCGAGACGGTGCACGAGCGGTACGCGGTGGAGATCTTCCGGGGTTGCACCCGGGGCTGCCGGTTCTGCCAGGCGGGCATGATCACCCGTCCGGTGCGGGAGCGGTCGATCACCACGGTCGGGCAGATGGTCCGCGAGGGCCTGGAATTCTCCGGCTTCTCCGAGGTGGGCCTGCTGTCGCTCTCCTCGGCCGACCACTCCGAGATCGGCGACATGTGCTCGGGCCTCGCCCAGCAGTACGAGGGCACCAACGTCTCGCTGTCGCTGCCGTCGACCCGGGTGGACGCCTTCAACATCGACCTCGCGCAGGAGCTGTCCCGCAACGGGCGGCGTACCGGCCTGACCTTCGCCCCGGAGGGCGGGTCCGAGCGGATCCGCAAGGTCATCAACAAGATGGTGTCGAAGGAAGACCTGATCCGCACCGTCGTCACCGCCTACAGCAACGGCTGGCGGCAGGTGAAGCTCTACTTCATGTGCGGCCTGCCCACCGAGACCGACGAGGACGTCCTCGAGATCGCCGAGATGGCGCACGAGGTGATCCGGGCCGGTCGGGCCGCCACCGGCTCCAAGGACATCCGCTGCACGGTCTCGATCGGCGGTTTCGTGCCGAAGCCGCACACCCCGTTCCAGTGGGCCGCCATGGATCGTCCGGAGGTCATCGACCACCGGCTCAAGATCCTCAAGCAGGCGATCAACTCGGACCGCTCATTGGGTCGCGCCATCGGCTACCGCTACCACGACGGTGAGCCCTCGCTGATCGAGGGACTGCTCTCCCGGGGTGACCGGCGGGTCGGCTCGGTGATCCGCAAGGTCTGGGAGAACGGCGGCCGGTTCGACGGCTGGAGCGAGCACTTTTCCTACCAGCGCTGGGTGGACGCGGCGGCCGAGACGCTGCCCGCGTTCGGGGTGGACCTCGACTGGTACACGACCCGGCAGCGCGAGGAGTTGGAGGTCCTGCCCTGGGACCACCTCGACTCGGGGCTGGACAAGGACTGGCTCTGGCAGGACTGGCAGGACTCGGTCAGCGGGTTCGAGCAGGACGACTGCCGGTGGACGCCGTGCTTCGACTGCGGCGTCTGCCCGTCGATGGACACCGAGATCCAGATCGGCCCGACCGGCAAGAAGCTGCTGCCGCTCACCCCGGTGGGTGGCAACGGCATGAAGGTGCCGACCGGCGGGGCCTGA